The DNA window CTATTGCGTGCTCAGCGTTGCAGGACTTGCAGCGCCAATACCCCTACGTTAGTGCACCGTTGGCGGCTTTGACTATTCTGCGAGTAAGCcatcgccgctgcagcgctCCATCCCATGCCATTTGCGGCTACAGGTATGCGTTTCCGTTAGCGTCCCCCCTCAACCCTCAAACCACCGCCtccggcctcctcgccctccagACCCAGAAACCATCGAATCTCCCTCCCTATACTGGCCAGGCAAGCCTGCGCCCGTTGTCATCTGCTCCCACGCAGCGCGCAACGCCCCCATCGCGACTCGAGCGCCACCTCTGGGTCCCTACAAGAGCTGACATGGCCCTCGTCTCGCGGCTGTAGGCGCTTCTCCGACCCGGGCCGCTTTCGAAACCCGACCTCTCCCATCCTCCGACttaccgcccgcccgcatcgcgcagcagccctgcTCAGGCTTCTCCGTTATCCGCCCGGATTGCAACTCGACGAAGCCCTCCGCTGGGACGCGTGTGTCGTGGATGTAGGCCATGGCTGGCTACGACCGCCCTGTGAGCTTTTCTCAACGGAGAGGAAGCGTCTTGAGCGAGGACTTGGCCCTGGATACCGCCAACGCACCCATGAACGCGAGGCTCGAGAAGCTGCctcggcagcaacggcagaTACGAGGGCCGCCAACCCCCAGCATGCCCACGCCGGCTGCCGACTTCGACCAGCAGCTCACCGggtcgccaccgccgcccccgacacccgccgcctccccagGCCCAGCTCACTGCCAGCCGGATTGGAGCGACGCCGCAGATGATGAGGATTTCTTTCTCTCCAAGCTGCGGCAGCATTTTAAGAATTGCTCTGGGCCGCAACGCACGAGGATTTTGGCCGACATGCTCAACCTCTGCACCAGCCAACAACTGAGTTTTGTGCATCAATTTGTCAGCCCCTTGCTGAAGAAGGACCCCTTCACCAGCTTGCCGGACGAGCTTTGCCTGAGGGTACGCGATGATTTCCACGATATCGGATCTAGTCCAGGCCGCTGACGTTGTCCAGATACTGTCATTCATTGATGATCCAAAAGTTCTCGCCCGAGCATCGCAGGTCTCCAAACGATGGCGGGACCTACTGAGCGACGACATGACCTGGAAAAACCTCTGCGTAAAGCACGACTATGGCAGGCGGCTATCAGAAGTCAACGCCCGATCTCCAGTTATGCCCATGCGATCGACCACTCACGCTTTCGGCAACCCGGACACGGAGATGTCtacgagcagcagcttcccGGGCCCATATCCCTCGTCTGGCCATCCAGCGGGCTCGCGCAGCTTTGACGGCACTGTCGCACGGCCCAAGCTACGCTCATACAAATCACACTTCAAGCAGCGCTACTTGGTCGAAGCGGCGTGGAGGTCTGGTGGAACAAGCGTGCATCGGAACATTACTcaagaaggcggcgtcgtgaCTAGCTTGCATCTGACGCCTAAGTACATTATCGTGGCCCTGGATAACGCCAAGATCCACGTTTTCGACACCAAGGGCGACTCACAGCGCATACTACAGGGGCATGTCATGGGTGTCTGGGCCATGGTCCCATGGGAAGACACCATggtcagcggcggctgcgaccgCGACGTCCGCGTGTGGGATCTCAAGACTGGGTAAGCGGCATGGTTCTGAGCTCCTGAACCTTGACTTGGCTGACTCTCGTGCAGGGCTTGCTTGCATACTTTACGGGGACACACGTCGACGGTTCGCTGCCTCAAGATGGCGGACGCCAACACGGCCATCTCTGGCTCTAGAGATACAACCCTCCGCATCTGGGACATCCGCACTGGTCTCTGCAGGAATGTGCTTGTCGGGCACCAGTCTAGCGTCCGATGCTTGGAGATCAAGGGTGACATTGTCGTTTCAGGAAGCTACGACACTTTTGCCCGGGTGTGGAGCATCTCCGAGGGTCGCTGTCTGCAGACGCTGCAGGGCCACTTCAGCCAAATATACGCCATTGCTTTCGATGGCAAGAGGGTAGTGACTGGCAGCCTGGATACTAATGTGAGAGTCTGGGACCCAACCACGGGGTATGTTTTCTCAATTTCTCTTGACTTTGCCAGCCCCCCCCACTAACTTGACCCAATAGGGAGTGCCTCGCCATCCTACAAGGTCATACGTCTTTGGTGGGCCAGCTGCAAATGCGTGGCGACACCTTGGTGACTGGAGGATCGGACGGATCCGTACGAGTCTGGTCACTGGAGAAGATGTGCCCAATCCACCGTCTTGCAGCGCATGACAACAGCGTCACTAGTCTGCAGTTTGACGATACTCGAGTCGTTAGCGGTGGCAGTGATGGACGTGTCAAGATTTGGGATCTCAAGACCGGGCACCTCGTTCGGGAGCTCATTGCTCAGGGCGAGGCAGTTTGGCGAGTGGCCTTTGAGGACGAAAAGTGCGTGGCGTTGGCGCTGAGACACAGCAGGACCGTGATGGAGGTAAGCTGTGCACCGGTTCGCTCCGTTCAGCCGAGGCTAATAGCGGCAGGTATGGTCATTCTCTCCGCCAGAGGAGATGCTCTACGACCGACCACTCTCGCTTCAACAGCGCGTCCTGGAGGACAATCCGACACGGCCATTgagcgccatggccctgGACTACCGCGCAGGCGAGCCGGACGTCGCCGAATCAGGCCGGGCGTCTTTGGCACAGGATATCGACATGCAGGATGCAGGCCCGTCAACAGCACCGCTACAAGGCGGGAACAAGACATTCTTTCACGACGATtagcggcgcggcgcagcgcaagCCGAGTGTAATTCGAAACACGACAAAGAGCGCCAGCCGCAATTCCTACCCTTGATAGGTGATTTAAAATAACAGCATGCAGTTGCGGTCGTGCCGGCCAGGACAGCCGGCGTCGCGACTCGAATATTCTGTACTTTTGCGCTGGCTTCAGGCTATAGAACGCGGCGACAATGTGTGGGCTGCATGTTAATGGCGTTGCGACTTTACAAGGGTAAGCATAGCAAGGAGGGAGTAATGCATCTGACTGGATGTCGGGCAGGCACGGATTGCGAGACTGACGGGGCAAGGCGCGGGACTGGCGGGTGGAGTTTTGATGGCAACCCAGGCGGTGTTATCCCGGGCATAAAGGCAGCCAAGACAGCCATTAGCAGATAATAAAGCACCTCTTATTACGGGTGCTTCATGTAGCATATGCTCCATGGTGTTATTCCGTGACATCGCATCCGCAGCATTGCGAGAGGTTCACAGCCCTCAAGTAGGGCCATGCCCGCCACAATGCTGGCTGGTGAAACTATCATTATTTAGTACTGCTTCGTAGCCAACTCCCCTCCTGGCACTGCAGACACCCGGGTTCAGCACGGGTACAACACAAGGCTCACAGGTCCAATCGTCATCGTAGGTCTGTCCTGTCGGCGGTCCCCTTACCCATTTTTTTGCTGGGGCCGATGTCGCATCACGTGCATTAAAGCGCCAAGTCCCCTTTGGTGCTAGCGCCATCCAACGCTGAGCTCAACGCTCAACACCGCGAAATTTCGGAGCTCCTGTTTATCGCGAGGGCCTTTCGTTCTTCTTCCTTGACAACTCACCCCTCGATTAAATAGACTCAGAGGCATCTCCAGTGTGCCGTGATGTTCTCCCGAGCTCTCAGAGTCCCCAGGGCGCTGCCTCtgcgcgccagcgcccgggCTGCGCCGATTGCGCTGGCGGTTCGATCCGTCACCACGGAtgccgcctcgtcttcgttgAGCAACTCCGTTCCTCAGGTACGATTCCCGGCCGGTCGATTACGAGCACGCTGCCAGGCCTGTTCGAACAACCTATTTCATTCTCATGGCTTGCGCGgtgacttttttttttgcgaCAAGGGGTGCTGACGGTTTCCGGCGCAGTCCGAGGATGAGCCATTCCAGGTTACCCTGAGCGACGAGAGTTTCGAGACATACGAGCTGGACCCTCCGCCTTATACCATCGAGGTGACAAAGAAGGAGCTCAAGCAGATGTACTACGACATGGTATCTATCAGGTACGACTTCAATAGTGCGGAAGCATCGAATCGGGCTGGCAGTCCGCTGATAATCGCGCAGGcagatggagatggcggccGACCGTCTGtacaaggagaagaagattCGAGGTTTCTGTCACCTTTCCACCGGCCaggaggccgtcgccgtcggtaTCGAGCATGCCATCACTAAGCAGGACGATGTGATTACCGCCTACAGGTGCCACGGTTTCGCCCTGatgcgcggcggcacggtCCGATCCATCAtcggcgagctccttggccgccgcgagggtATCGCCTACGGCAAGGGTGGATCCATGCACATGTTCGCCAAGGGGTTCTATGGCGGTAATGGCATTGTTGGCGCCCAGGTCcctgtcggcgccggcctggctTTTGCCCACAAGTACAACGAGAACAAGAACGCCTCCATCATCCTCTACGGCGATGGTGCCAGCAACCAGGGACAGGTCTTCGAGGCCTTCAACATGGCTAAGCTGTGGGGTCTCCCTGCTCTGTTCGGCTGCGAGAGTGAGTATCTTTCGTCTATGCTCGCCTCTTTCTTCTTTGCGCTGACGCCAGATGGGCAGACAACAAATACGGTATGGGtacctccgccgcccggtcTTCGGCCTTGACCGACTACTACAAGCGCGGCCAGTACATCCCCGGTCTCAAGGTTAACGGCATGGACGTCttggccgtcaaggccgccgtcaagtATGGTAAGGAGTGGACCGCGAGCGATAAGGGGCCGATGGTGCTCGAGTACGTCACCTACCGATATGGTGGCCACTCCATGTCCGACCCTGGCACCACCTACCGTACCCGTGAGGAGATTCAGCGCATGCGCTCGACCAACGACCCTATTGCCGGACTGAAGCAGAAGATCCTGGACTGGGAGATtgcgagcgaggaggagctcaagaagatCGACAAGGAGGCCCGGAACCACGTCAACGTGgaggttgctgctgctgaggccATGGCTGTCCCCGAGCCGAAGCCGGAGATTCTTTTTGAGGACATTTATGTCCGTGGCAGCGAGCCTCAGTACATCCGCGGCCGCACTCCCGACGAGAACCACTACTTTGCCCAGTAGATGGATGACCTGCTCCTGCACGCACCCCACAGCGGTCCTATAATGAATCCCTTGAACTCTGCGCCTTGTGTACTATAGTCCCTGCAGATAGAGGACGGGAATGGTCAATCAGACATGTCTTTTGTGTCACTTTTGCAGTATTCTGATGGTTGTGTAATATCAATGGGACGACCTGGCATGGCCGAAATGCAgcggccgcaccgcaccggcCCGGCCATGTCCGACGGTGACCACCTACCATTGTCCGGGCCCGGAGGATGGGCTTCGGAGATCAGGACCAGGGCCGGGGCGCTTATGTAAAGGCACGAAGAGGTGCTAGCTTATTAGTGCCCCAGCAACTGCCTCAGGTATGGCACGTGACTTGCCGTGCGCGTCGTGACTTCGGTCCCGTCGCGAAACCAATTAACGCGATTCTGCCTAGCAGAAGCGCGTCAATGACTGGAGCTGTCGTCTTCAGTCGCAGCTGCAGCCTGCGGGCTCCTTCCTCATCAACCACTTACTGTTTCTTCAAGCTGGCCGCCCCAAGGATTTTTCGCAGCCTCCTGCGCCTTCACACGGTTCCGCAACCAGCTCTCTTCTACGCGAGAAGATTGTCCATCATGGCACCGAAGCAGGCGACCCTCGGGTACGTGAAGCCGAAGCAGAGCACGCTGGGGTGCGTGTGCACGGCGAACGTTTTTCTTTCGCCAAAGGCCGTTGCCGCGCATGTTCTATGAGCTGACTCGCAATGTCTTTTCACCTGTCATAGCAAGTTCTTTGGCGCCaaagctgcgccgccgcagcagcagaccaAGCTGAGCTTTGCCACAAAGGCGAAACCCGAGCCAAAGGATGAGCCGGTGGAGGGCGATGGAGAGGACGACGTGAGCGCCAAGGAAAACGCCGATCCGGACAAAGGTTGGTTCATTTCCAATTCTTGACCCTGTGAGGATGGTCTGTTCATTCAATTGCGGACGGGCTGACGTGCGTCAAGACACAAAGAAGCGTCTACGTGAGACGGACCAGAACGGAACGTCTAAGAATGAgagcgaggatgaggatgctGCCCCAGTAGCCAAGCGCGCAAGACGCTCACGGGTCAAGATtgaagacgatgaggacAGCGCTATGGAGGACAAGGCAGATAATCAAGAGAAGCCGGCCGTGGTAAAGAAGGAGAAGTCGCCTAGTCCTCAACGCAAGGCCAAACGGTCCAAGAGCCCCCGGGCAAAAAGTCGCCGCTCGAAAAGCCCATCGTCAGAGGCTGCCCAGCTGAAGAAGGAAGAGCCTGAGGAAATTGTCAAAGAGGAGTCTGCCGCCGAATCTGCGTCCGACGCAGAAGCAGAGATCGAAGCCGAAGAGGATGAAAAGCCTGAAGTTGCCGCGAAAGCTCGAGAGAAGATCCAGACacagctcaaggccaaggcaaACCATCCATATCCGGATTGGAAAGCGGGAGACCCTGTGCCATACGCAGCGCTCTGTCAGACGTTCTCCCTGATCGAGATGACGACTAAGCGACTGGTGATTATGGAGCACTGTTCGCTTTTCCTTCGGCAGGTCATGCGACTGACCCCCGACGATTTGCTGCCCACGGTGCTTCTCATGATCAACAAGCTTGCTCCCGACTATGCCGGCATTGAGTTGGGCATCGGCGAGTCACTCATCATGAAGGCCATTGGCGAGACCACTGGTCGCAGCTTGCAAGTCATCAAGACAGATCAGAAGGACATTGGCGACTTGGGCCTTGTTGCCGTCAAGAGCAGATCGACGCAGCCGACAATGTTCAAGCCCAAGCCTCTGACCGTACGCGGCGTTCATCAGGGACTGATGAACATTGCGACTGTAACCGGGAACGGTGCCCAGGGCAGAAAAGTGGATGGGATCAAGAAGCTCCTATCTGCGGCCGATGCGCGGTCCACGGGCAAGATAGATATCACGAAAGACAAGGGCGGGCCGAGCGAGGCCAAGTTTATTATCCGGTTCCTTGAGGGCAAACTTCgactcggcctcgccgaAAGGACGGTGCTCGTCTCCCTGGCTCAAGCGATTGTTTGTCACGAGGCAGACCAAAAGGGTAAGGTCCCAAGCACAACGGACCTCGAAAACGGCGAATCAATTCTCAAGACTGTTTATAGGTAGGTTCACAAGATCCGCAGGCCCCAAGTCGATGCTAAAGCCTCGCAGTGAATTGCCGAGCTACGATGCTATCATTCCTGCAGTCTTGCAACACGGCATCAAGAACCTTCGAGACAACTGCAAGCTTCGGCCTGGCGTGCCGTTGAAACCCATGTTGGCCAAACCCACAAAGGCTATCACAGAAGTTTTGGACCGATTCGAAG is part of the Purpureocillium takamizusanense chromosome 7, complete sequence genome and encodes:
- a CDS encoding uncharacterized protein (COG:S~EggNog:ENOG503NY0E), coding for MAGYDRPVSFSQRRGSVLSEDLALDTANAPMNARLEKLPRQQRQIRGPPTPSMPTPAADFDQQLTGSPPPPPTPAASPGPAHCQPDWSDAADDEDFFLSKLRQHFKNCSGPQRTRILADMLNLCTSQQLSFVHQFVSPLLKKDPFTSLPDELCLRILSFIDDPKVLARASQVSKRWRDLLSDDMTWKNLCVKHDYGRRLSEVNARSPVMPMRSTTHAFGNPDTEMSTSSSFPGPYPSSGHPAGSRSFDGTVARPKLRSYKSHFKQRYLVEAAWRSGGTSVHRNITQEGGVVTSLHLTPKYIIVALDNAKIHVFDTKGDSQRILQGHVMGVWAMVPWEDTMVSGGCDRDVRVWDLKTGACLHTLRGHTSTVRCLKMADANTAISGSRDTTLRIWDIRTGLCRNVLVGHQSSVRCLEIKGDIVVSGSYDTFARVWSISEGRCLQTLQGHFSQIYAIAFDGKRVVTGSLDTNVRVWDPTTGECLAILQGHTSLVGQLQMRGDTLVTGGSDGSVRVWSLEKMCPIHRLAAHDNSVTSLQFDDTRVVSGGSDGRVKIWDLKTGHLVRELIAQGEAVWRVAFEDEKCVALALRHSRTVMEVWSFSPPEEMLYDRPLSLQQRVLEDNPTRPLSAMALDYRAGEPDVAESGRASLAQDIDMQDAGPSTAPLQGGNKTFFHDD
- the PDA1 gene encoding Pyruvate dehydrogenase (acetyl-transferring) (COG:C~EggNog:ENOG503NUI6~BUSCO:EOG09262Q8D), which codes for MFSRALRVPRALPLRASARAAPIALAVRSVTTDAASSSLSNSVPQSEDEPFQVTLSDESFETYELDPPPYTIEVTKKELKQMYYDMVSIRQMEMAADRLYKEKKIRGFCHLSTGQEAVAVGIEHAITKQDDVITAYRCHGFALMRGGTVRSIIGELLGRREGIAYGKGGSMHMFAKGFYGGNGIVGAQVPVGAGLAFAHKYNENKNASIILYGDGASNQGQVFEAFNMAKLWGLPALFGCENNKYGMGTSAARSSALTDYYKRGQYIPGLKVNGMDVLAVKAAVKYGKEWTASDKGPMVLEYVTYRYGGHSMSDPGTTYRTREEIQRMRSTNDPIAGLKQKILDWEIASEEELKKIDKEARNHVNVEVAAAEAMAVPEPKPEILFEDIYVRGSEPQYIRGRTPDENHYFAQ
- the cdc17 gene encoding ATP-dependent DNA ligase Cdc17 (EggNog:ENOG503NW9U~COG:L) translates to MAPKQATLGKFFGAKAAPPQQQTKLSFATKAKPEPKDEPVEGDGEDDVSAKENADPDKDTKKRLRETDQNGTSKNESEDEDAAPVAKRARRSRVKIEDDEDSAMEDKADNQEKPAVVKKEKSPSPQRKAKRSKSPRAKSRRSKSPSSEAAQLKKEEPEEIVKEESAAESASDAEAEIEAEEDEKPEVAAKAREKIQTQLKAKANHPYPDWKAGDPVPYAALCQTFSLIEMTTKRLVIMEHCSLFLRQVMRLTPDDLLPTVLLMINKLAPDYAGIELGIGESLIMKAIGETTGRSLQVIKTDQKDIGDLGLVAVKSRSTQPTMFKPKPLTVRGVHQGLMNIATVTGNGAQGRKVDGIKKLLSAADARSTGKIDITKDKGGPSEAKFIIRFLEGKLRLGLAERTVLVSLAQAIVCHEADQKGKVPSTTDLENGESILKTVYSELPSYDAIIPAVLQHGIKNLRDNCKLRPGVPLKPMLAKPTKAITEVLDRFEGQKFTCEYKYDGERAQIHYVAKDAPQELSQETAGASKEAAGGVASIFSRNSEDLSKKYPDILAKLHTWVKDDTKSFVLDCETVAWDIHEKKVLPFQQLMTRKRKDVKVEDVKVKVCVFAFDLLYLNGEPVVQKALCERRELLHQAFVPVEGEFAFATSMNGQELDEIQIFLDESVKASCEGLMVKMLEGTESGYEPSKRSRNWLKVKKDYLSGVGDSLDLVVLGAYHGKGKRTSVYGAFLLACYNPSTETYETVCNIGTGFSEQVLEELHAQLSEIRIERPKPFYSHSSGGQHQPDVWFEPRYVWEVKTADLTLSPRYKAGSKEGVDPSGEKGISLRFPRFIKLRDDKKPDAATTSRQVAEMYRKQESVTKNKGPSVDDDFDY